The genomic stretch GATCCGCAGCTCGGCCTCGTCGAGCACACGTTCGATCTCTTCTCGCAAATATTGCTGATCCTCGCCTTCGGCCTGTCGCCCTTCTTGTCGATGGAGTCGGCCTTCATCGTTCTGATCTGTTATCTGCTCTTCTCGGCCTATACTTATATTCGCGCAATCGTCCGCCACGTTCAGCAAATGGCCTATATCGGCCTCGGCGCGACCGAGTTCCGCCTGCTGATGGCGCTGTGGCCCTTCGCCGCCCACGTCATGGGAATAGACGGGACCAATGACGTCGGCTCGTCCCGGCTCGACGCAGCCATCATGATCTTGGCGGGCTTCGCCATTTGCGGCCTCGCCATAAAGGCGCTCACCGATGCGCGCCGGGTCGCGATGGACGAAAGCGGCCGGGGCGTCTGAGCCCGGCCGGCAACCGCCTTTTCCTTAAAAAAAGCCCGCTTCGGCTCGAAAGGCTTCGCGCGCCGGCGCGAACGTCGCTATGGACGCCTGCTGAGGACAGAGGAAAATAGTTTCCGAGCATTTTCTGATTCGCGTCCCGTCGGCGGGGCAGTTTTTCCCGCTGGCGAAACGATGCGGATAGAATTGTCTCGGCGGCCGAGGCGGGAGAGACGGACCAAGATGAAACTCGATTCGAGAAGCTGGGCTTTGGTCGCGAGCTGTGCGCTCGTCGCGGCCGCAGGCATGTTCGCTCTGAGCCGGGCCGGCTTTTTCTCGGCGCCGGATCCCTCCTCGCTCTGGTCATGGTCGCTCGACAATTGGGAGACGACGGCCGTCGGCGCCTCCGGCGAGCGCTTTCGCATCGCCC from Methylosinus sp. C49 encodes the following:
- a CDS encoding CDP-alcohol phosphatidyltransferase, yielding MKTADHKAGHYQSFLAPAEQRLVRAIVIELPESVTPLQLTHIGLFGACVAALALIGCRWSALWMPLIPLGVFLNWFGAALDGRLALHRKAADPQLGLVEHTFDLFSQILLILAFGLSPFLSMESAFIVLICYLLFSAYTYIRAIVRHVQQMAYIGLGATEFRLLMALWPFAAHVMGIDGTNDVGSSRLDAAIMILAGFAICGLAIKALTDARRVAMDESGRGV